Proteins found in one Hyphomicrobiales bacterium genomic segment:
- a CDS encoding RidA family protein: MEPRRLAMPASPAVRYENPPGAVAPQSAYSQLARVAPGGELLFVSGQVAVDAKGAIVGKGDFKAQFAQVLANIAGVLEGAGASCNDVAMVTSYLVDPAHVQPFREARAELFPRYFAGPGYPPHTMLIISGLAHPDFLLEIDVIARVEPGARS; the protein is encoded by the coding sequence ATGGAGCCTCGGAGGTTAGCCATGCCCGCTTCCCCTGCCGTCCGCTACGAGAACCCGCCCGGCGCCGTCGCCCCACAGAGCGCCTACAGCCAGCTCGCCCGCGTCGCCCCGGGCGGCGAATTGCTGTTCGTATCGGGCCAGGTGGCGGTCGATGCCAAGGGTGCGATCGTCGGCAAGGGTGACTTCAAGGCCCAGTTCGCCCAGGTGCTCGCCAATATCGCCGGCGTGCTCGAGGGGGCGGGAGCGTCCTGCAACGACGTCGCCATGGTCACGTCCTACCTCGTCGATCCCGCCCATGTTCAACCGTTCCGCGAGGCCCGCGCCGAACTCTTCCCGCGCTATTTCGCGGGTCCCGGCTATCCGCCCCACACGATGCTCATCATCTCAGGTCTCGCCCATCCCGATTTCCTGCTCGAGATCGACGTGATCGCGCGAGTCGAGCCGGGAGCCCGCTCGTGA
- a CDS encoding LysR family transcriptional regulator, whose amino-acid sequence MRTLPLAGRRCDLPAPSRRTLDLENENLCTDSSIVSNQGSRTRMNLAALRTFLAVVEAGNLNKAAEHLNVTQSTVTARLDALEETLGQPLLVRSRRGAQLTRAGFAFQRHAELMVQAWEQARKAVGLPRGFSGLFSFASHPDLWESAGAAWLERARRAQPELAFEAWPGTLREIELWLSSGLTDAALTTEPIAGPGVASREITRERLVQVASVARRVQRWDPAYIYVDLGPEFRRQHSLAWPVDETAYMTFGASRWALDFLLSRGGSAYLPWGLAGPQVAAGRLHPVEGAPEFSRPVHLVWREASLQAHPWIGDCNPEPGG is encoded by the coding sequence ATGCGAACCCTCCCCCTTGCCGGCCGTCGATGCGACCTGCCAGCACCATCGCGCAGAACGCTCGATCTTGAAAATGAAAACTTATGCACTGATAGTTCGATAGTTTCGAACCAGGGATCGCGAACTCGGATGAACCTTGCCGCACTGCGCACCTTTCTGGCCGTGGTCGAGGCGGGCAACCTCAACAAGGCGGCCGAGCACCTCAACGTCACCCAATCGACGGTGACGGCGCGCCTCGATGCGCTCGAGGAGACGCTGGGCCAGCCACTGCTGGTGCGCTCACGGCGTGGCGCGCAACTGACGCGCGCGGGCTTTGCTTTCCAGCGCCATGCTGAACTCATGGTGCAGGCCTGGGAGCAGGCGCGAAAGGCGGTCGGCCTGCCGCGCGGGTTCTCCGGGCTGTTCAGTTTCGCCAGCCATCCGGACCTCTGGGAAAGCGCTGGGGCGGCCTGGCTGGAGCGGGCGCGGCGGGCGCAGCCGGAACTCGCATTCGAGGCCTGGCCCGGGACGCTGCGTGAGATCGAACTCTGGCTCTCGAGCGGGCTGACCGATGCCGCGCTGACGACCGAGCCGATCGCCGGTCCCGGTGTCGCCTCGCGCGAGATCACGCGCGAGCGGCTGGTGCAGGTGGCGAGCGTTGCCCGGCGCGTCCAGCGCTGGGACCCGGCGTACATCTATGTCGATCTCGGCCCCGAGTTCCGGCGCCAGCATTCACTGGCCTGGCCGGTCGATGAGACCGCCTACATGACATTCGGCGCGAGTCGGTGGGCGCTCGACTTTCTCCTGTCGCGGGGCGGGTCGGCATACCTTCCTTGGGGCCTCGCCGGCCCGCAGGTGGCGGCCGGCCGGCTCCATCCGGTCGAGGGAGCGCCAGAGTTCTCGCGGCCGGTCCACCTCGTTTGGCGCGAAGCGAGCCTGCAGGCTCACCCCTGGATCGGCGATTGCAATCCGGAGCCCGGTGGCTGA
- a CDS encoding urease accessory protein, with protein sequence MLALVAVACMGWPGDAAAHVAGEAGGFLSGLQHPIAGPDHLLAMLAVGIWGAQIGGRSVWSLPITFPLVMALGGVLGMQGVPVGPVEIAIALSVIVLGLAILAAWRAPESIALVIVGAFAIYHGWAHGAELPTAVDPVAYGFGFVVATGAIHILGIAFGLLLGRLVDGWVSRIAGGLIGGMGVWFLVGA encoded by the coding sequence ATGCTGGCTCTCGTGGCCGTCGCATGCATGGGCTGGCCGGGCGATGCCGCCGCGCACGTCGCCGGCGAGGCGGGCGGGTTCCTGAGCGGCCTCCAGCATCCGATTGCCGGCCCCGACCACCTCCTCGCCATGCTCGCCGTCGGCATCTGGGGCGCCCAGATCGGCGGCCGTTCCGTCTGGTCGCTGCCCATCACGTTTCCCCTGGTGATGGCACTTGGTGGCGTGCTCGGCATGCAAGGCGTTCCGGTCGGACCGGTCGAGATCGCCATCGCTCTCTCGGTCATCGTTCTCGGCCTCGCCATCCTGGCCGCCTGGCGGGCGCCCGAATCCATCGCCCTCGTCATCGTCGGCGCCTTCGCCATCTATCACGGATGGGCGCATGGTGCGGAACTGCCGACCGCCGTCGACCCGGTCGCCTACGGCTTCGGCTTCGTCGTTGCCACTGGCGCGATCCACATCCTCGGCATCGCCTTCGGCCTGCTCCTCGGCCGGCTGGTCGACGGCTGGGTGAGCCGTATCGCCGGCGGCTTGATTGGTGGCATGGGCGTCTGGTTCCTGGTGGGGGCCTGA
- a CDS encoding sulfatase-like hydrolase/transferase → MADSGKPKNLLIIISDEHRKDAMGCAGHAIVRTPNIDALAARGSMFTNAYTPSPMCVPTRAAIACGDHVHRIGYWDSATPYDGRRRTWMHHLRDAGREVVSIGKLHFRSGADDNGFSEEILPMHVVGGVGWAIGLLRQDPPPYTSAAELADDVGAGPSSYTDYDRAITDAAEHWLASRARGAEPWAAFVSLVSPHYPLRAPREFFDLYDPATVDLPIGFGERRPPSHPELRNIASFYDYDRYFDEQRMREARVAYYGLVSFMDHCVGRILTALDSSGARDDTMVLYTSDHGEMLGDQGYWTKQLMYEASAGVPLIVAGPGIPAGRKVATAASLLDLAPTAVSVTGSPDDDWSRALPGRSLAALACEPDDLERTAFSEYHDGGSKTGTFMVRWQSWKYIAYVGQPPQLFDLSADPHELEDLAPESRWRPEVAAALTEGARRLTAVCDPEEVNARCFADQGARIAALGGRQACESAYLFNHTPTPDEQERMKTGPAL, encoded by the coding sequence ATGGCTGACAGCGGGAAGCCGAAGAACCTCCTGATCATCATTTCCGACGAACACCGCAAGGATGCGATGGGGTGCGCTGGCCACGCCATCGTGCGCACGCCCAACATCGACGCGCTCGCCGCTCGCGGCAGCATGTTCACCAATGCCTATACGCCCTCGCCGATGTGCGTGCCGACGCGCGCCGCCATCGCGTGTGGCGATCATGTCCACCGCATCGGCTATTGGGACAGCGCCACCCCCTACGACGGCCGGCGCCGGACCTGGATGCACCATCTGCGCGATGCCGGTCGCGAGGTGGTCTCCATCGGCAAGCTGCATTTCCGCTCCGGCGCCGACGACAACGGCTTTTCCGAGGAGATCCTCCCGATGCACGTCGTCGGCGGTGTCGGCTGGGCGATCGGCCTTCTGCGGCAGGACCCGCCACCTTATACCTCCGCGGCCGAGCTGGCTGACGACGTCGGGGCCGGCCCCTCGAGCTACACCGACTACGACCGCGCCATAACCGATGCCGCCGAGCACTGGCTCGCCTCGCGGGCGCGGGGTGCCGAGCCGTGGGCCGCATTCGTCTCCCTCGTAAGCCCCCACTATCCCCTGCGCGCGCCGCGCGAGTTCTTCGATCTCTACGATCCCGCAACCGTCGACCTGCCGATCGGCTTTGGCGAGCGCCGCCCGCCGAGCCATCCCGAACTGCGCAACATCGCCTCGTTCTACGATTACGATCGCTATTTCGACGAGCAGCGCATGCGCGAGGCCCGCGTCGCCTACTATGGGCTCGTCAGCTTCATGGACCATTGCGTCGGTCGCATTCTGACTGCGCTCGATTCCAGCGGCGCGCGCGATGACACGATGGTCCTCTACACCTCCGACCACGGCGAGATGCTCGGCGACCAGGGCTATTGGACCAAGCAGCTCATGTACGAGGCCTCGGCCGGCGTCCCCCTCATCGTTGCCGGCCCCGGAATTCCCGCCGGCCGCAAGGTGGCGACCGCGGCGAGCCTCCTCGACCTCGCCCCGACCGCGGTCTCCGTCACCGGCAGCCCCGACGACGACTGGAGCCGCGCCCTGCCGGGCCGCTCCCTCGCCGCACTCGCATGCGAACCCGACGACCTCGAGCGCACCGCCTTCAGCGAATATCACGACGGCGGCTCCAAGACCGGAACCTTCATGGTTCGCTGGCAGTCGTGGAAATACATCGCCTACGTCGGCCAGCCGCCGCAACTCTTCGACCTGTCGGCCGATCCGCACGAACTCGAGGATCTCGCTCCCGAAAGCAGGTGGCGGCCGGAGGTTGCGGCGGCCCTCACGGAAGGTGCCCGGCGCCTTACCGCCGTCTGCGATCCCGAGGAGGTCAACGCCCGCTGTTTCGCGGACCAGGGCGCCCGCATCGCGGCACTCGGCGGAAGGCAAGCCTGCGAAAGCGCCTACCTGTTCAACCACACCCCGACACCCGATGAGCAGGAGAGGATGAAGACGGGACCCGCGCTCTGA
- a CDS encoding LLM class flavin-dependent oxidoreductase yields the protein MEFSIQLSAYYPDKSVGGDNLYAAMVEQAVLADRLGFDAVSLTEHHLINILMLPAPLQLAVQIAERTRSIKILTSVVVLPLHDMRIYAGEVIVADILTGGRLHLGVGRGAFGFEMDRLGVPLAVSREKFDESLDVLQALLTREEVSWKGKYYDFEPLTVMPRPVRPIKLMMAVMVPEGIYACTKRGFHIQTTPLSGDHQMMLDQVGAFTRAKEEMGEAGAHLTLSLSRVAFIATGEADRRAKIEAANDYYSRFDNVYTGPGIVEHGMIKPLPRRQTIEQLAESLLICTPQEMIDKLAPYAEAGVDRMILSVNFGASQAETLECLHRFAEEVMPHFTGRRSATNRPASAAAE from the coding sequence ATGGAATTCAGCATCCAGCTATCGGCCTACTATCCCGACAAGAGCGTCGGTGGTGACAACCTCTATGCCGCCATGGTCGAGCAGGCCGTCCTCGCCGACCGCCTCGGCTTCGACGCCGTCTCGCTCACCGAGCATCACCTCATCAACATCCTGATGCTGCCGGCCCCGCTCCAACTCGCCGTGCAGATCGCCGAACGCACGCGGAGCATCAAGATCCTGACCTCCGTCGTCGTGCTCCCGCTGCACGACATGCGCATTTACGCCGGCGAGGTGATCGTCGCCGACATCCTGACGGGTGGCCGCCTCCATCTCGGCGTCGGCCGCGGCGCCTTCGGTTTCGAGATGGACCGCCTCGGCGTGCCGCTCGCCGTCAGCCGCGAGAAATTCGACGAGAGCCTCGATGTCCTCCAGGCGCTGCTGACCCGCGAGGAGGTATCCTGGAAGGGGAAATACTACGACTTCGAGCCCTTGACGGTGATGCCGCGCCCGGTTCGTCCCATCAAGTTGATGATGGCGGTGATGGTGCCTGAGGGGATTTATGCCTGCACCAAGCGCGGCTTCCACATCCAGACGACACCGCTTTCGGGCGACCACCAAATGATGTTGGATCAGGTCGGCGCCTTCACCCGAGCCAAGGAGGAGATGGGTGAGGCAGGTGCGCACCTGACGCTTTCGCTCTCGCGCGTCGCCTTCATCGCCACGGGCGAGGCCGACCGGCGCGCCAAGATCGAGGCCGCGAACGACTACTACAGCCGCTTCGACAACGTCTACACCGGTCCCGGCATCGTCGAACACGGGATGATAAAGCCGCTGCCGCGCCGCCAGACCATCGAGCAGCTCGCCGAAAGCCTCCTCATCTGCACGCCCCAGGAGATGATCGACAAGCTCGCCCCCTACGCCGAGGCCGGTGTCGACCGTATGATCCTCAGCGTGAATTTCGGCGCGAGCCAGGCCGAGACCCTCGAATGCCTCCATCGCTTCGCCGAGGAGGTGATGCCACATTTCACCGGACGTCGCTCGGCGACCAACCGACCCGCCAGCGCTGCGGCCGAGTAG
- a CDS encoding alpha/beta fold hydrolase, with product MEATPIDCAMTVEGAGPPLVLVHGIGAARDAWRLVAPLLTNRFTLVSYDLRGHGASPVPDAPFGLDELVADLDRVRERSGFSRVHIAGHSLGGMIGPAYARRFPDRVLSLGLLSTAAFRTADDSTKVWGVVNAMEEKGIPRVLETLTARWFTDPFIAANPDIVRRRLDQVVATDANVFMNVFRIYAGTEMGPWLHEISHRALVLTGENDGGCNPRLNRLIAEAMPAAELVVLPEVKHAILLEAAADVARHLTRFMLK from the coding sequence ATGGAAGCGACCCCGATCGACTGCGCCATGACCGTCGAGGGCGCGGGACCACCGCTGGTCCTGGTGCATGGCATCGGCGCGGCGCGCGACGCCTGGCGCCTCGTTGCCCCACTGCTCACCAACCGGTTCACGCTCGTCTCCTATGATCTTCGCGGCCATGGCGCCTCACCGGTCCCCGATGCCCCGTTCGGCCTCGACGAGCTCGTTGCCGATCTCGATCGGGTGCGCGAGCGTTCGGGCTTTTCCCGCGTCCACATCGCCGGCCATTCCCTCGGCGGCATGATCGGTCCCGCCTACGCCCGCCGGTTTCCCGATCGTGTTCTTTCCCTCGGCCTTCTCTCTACGGCTGCCTTCCGCACCGCGGACGACAGCACCAAGGTGTGGGGCGTCGTCAACGCCATGGAGGAAAAGGGCATTCCCCGGGTCCTCGAAACGCTCACCGCCCGCTGGTTCACCGACCCCTTCATTGCCGCCAACCCGGACATCGTGCGTCGCCGCCTCGACCAGGTCGTCGCGACCGACGCTAATGTCTTCATGAACGTCTTTCGCATCTACGCCGGCACCGAGATGGGTCCCTGGCTGCACGAAATCTCCCACCGTGCGCTCGTTCTCACCGGCGAGAACGACGGCGGCTGCAACCCCCGCCTCAACCGTCTCATCGCCGAGGCGATGCCCGCTGCCGAACTCGTCGTGCTGCCCGAGGTCAAGCACGCCATCCTCCTCGAGGCCGCCGCCGACGTCGCTCGCCATCTGACGCGTTTCATGCTGAAGTGA